A stretch of the Aegilops tauschii subsp. strangulata cultivar AL8/78 chromosome 4, Aet v6.0, whole genome shotgun sequence genome encodes the following:
- the LOC109782397 gene encoding vacuolar protein sorting-associated protein 24 homolog 1, with product MEAVKSLLKPKPTPQQQLREWQRRLRNEGRNIERQIRDVQKEEKKVEKAIRDAAKRGDMGSAKALAKELVQSRKAVNRLYENKAQLNSISMHLGEIVATTRTVGHLSKSTEVMKLVNNLMKAPEIAVTMQEFSKEMTKAGVMEEMVNDAMDSALDDEGMEEEIEEEVDKVLSAIAGETASQLPDAVRKQKEKVTQPSTSESAQRTAVAESVDDDDDDLEKIRERLAKVRS from the exons ATGGAGGCGGTGAAGAGCCTCCTGAAGCCGAAGCCGACGCCGCAGCAGCAGCTCCGCGAGTGGCAGCGCCGCCTCCGCAACGAGGGCCGCAACATCGAGCGCCAGATCCGAG ACGTgcagaaggaggagaagaaggtgGAGAAGGCCATCCGGGACGCCGCCAAGCGCGGCGACATGGGATCCGCCAAG GCGCTGGCCAAGGAGCTGGTGCAGTCGAGGAAGGCGGTCAACCGCCTCTACGAGAACAAGGCCCAGCTCAACTCCATCTCCATGCACCTCGGCGAGATCGTCG CTACTACTAGAACAGTAGGACATTTGTCCAAGAGCACTGAAGTAATGAAACTTGTCAATAATCTTATGAAGGCCCCAGAAATAGCAGTCACCATGCAGGAATTCAGTAAAGAGATGACAAAG GCCGGCGTGATGGAAGAAATGGTCAATGATGCCATGGATTCAGCACTGGACGATGAGGGCATGGAGGAGGAGATCGAGGAGGAGGTTGATAAGGTCCTTTCTGCAATCGCCGGGGAGACTGCGTCCCAGCTTCCTGACGCTGTCCGCAAACAAAAAGAGAAGGTCACACAACCTTCGACAAGCGAATCTGCACAG AGAACTGCTGTAGCGGAATCCgttgacgacgacgacgatgatcTAGAGAAGATAAGAGAAAGGCTCGCCAAAGTGAGGTCGTAA